One genomic window of Garra rufa chromosome 2, GarRuf1.0, whole genome shotgun sequence includes the following:
- the LOC141326014 gene encoding uncharacterized protein, with protein MALIKEEDEDIKIEEVFIVKQEDDEEETELMVPRMESEVLDEMQDEDQYFITGRESISCSQTENTSSKTNFTCQYCGKSFSQHGNLIVHLRIHTGEKPFSCQQCGKQFSEHGNLKVHMRIHTGEKPFTCQECGKSFTKKAALKSHMNVHTGEKPYTCPLCGKHFSQQGSINRHMRTHTGEKPCLCKLCGIGFTTKTNLEYHMNIHTGEKPYACDQCEKKFSHKGTLKKHMVVHSRAPSLSFICHQCGMSFSDSDHLKNHVTSHTGEKPFMCNHCGKTCSNKTNLNLHMRIHTGEKDYICPYCGKTFRFRGNLRAHMRVHSEEKPFSCLSCGKCFTLKGNLTAHMRLHTGDRPSAT; from the exons ATGGCGCTTATTAAAGAGGAGGATGAAGACATAAAGATTGAAGAAGTATTCATTGTGAAACAAGAAGATGACGAGGAAGAAACAG AACTGATGGTGCCGAGAATGGAGAGTGAAGTACTAGATGAAATGCAAGATGAAGATCAGTATTTTATAACTGGACGAGAATCAATTAGTTGCTCTCAGACAGAAAATACTTCAAGTAAAACTAATTTCACCTGCCagtattgtggaaagagtttcagtcaacatgGAAACCTTATAGTCCacttgaggattcacactggagaaaagcctttctcctgccaacagtgtggaaaacagTTCAGTGAACATGGAaatcttaaagtccacatgaggattcacactggagagaagcctttcacctgccaagagTGTGGAAAATCTTTCACTAAAAAAGCAGCCCTCAAAAGCCACATGAACGTCCACACAGGTgaaaagccttacacatgccctctgtgtggaaaacatttcagtcaacaaggaagcattaacaggcacatgagaactcacactggagagaagccgtgcCTCTGCAAACTTTGTGGAATAGGTTTTACAACCAAAACAAACCTTGAGTATCACATGAacattcacactggtgagaagccatatgcatgtgatcagtgtgaaaagaagttcAGTCATAAGGGAACCCTTAAAAAGCACATGGTGGTTCACTCAAGAGCTCCCTCTCTCAGTTTTATAtgccatcagtgtggaatgagtttctCAGACAGTGATCACCTTAAAAATCATGTAAcatctcacactggagagaagccgttcatgTGCAATCACTGTGGAAAGACTTGCTCAAACAAGACAAACCTAAAtctacacatgagaattcatactggagagaaggatTATATCTGCCCTTATTGTGGAAAGACTTTCAGATTTAGAGGAAACCTTCGggctcacatgagagttcacagcgaagaaaaaccttttagttgcctttcatgtggaaagtgtttcacacTTAAGGGAAACCTTACCGCTCACATGAGGCTTCACACTGGAGACAGACCTTCTGCAACCTAA